In bacterium, the genomic window AAGCTGGTCAACCACATCTTCGGCTGAAAGGCAAGTTCAGACGGGGATTGGTAGGTTTGAAACAGTGGTTGACGCCTGAGGAGCGCCGCGCCGCCGCGGTGGTGATCGCCCTGGTGGGCGCGGGATATTTGATGCTTGGGTGGCGGGTTTGGCGGGAGCCGGACCCTCCATTTCCGCTTGACAGCCTTGACCTTGCCTTCATGCGGACAGGCGCCGCACTGGCCGCCGACAGTGGCGCGCCGAGTGGCGCCGGGCCGGCCGCGGCCAGCCTGGCCGGACCGACACAAGCGCTGGACCTGAACCATGCCGACAGCCTGGCCCTGCTGGAGCTGCCCGGCATCGGGCCGACCAAGGCCGGCGGCATCCTGGCCTGGCGGCGTCGACACGGGGCCTTCCGACGGGTGGAGGATCTGATGGAAGTGCCGGGCATCGGACCCGCCACCTTCGCACGACTACAGGGTCAGGTGGGGATTGGCAGCGACAAGGTCGCGTCCGGAACCCCGGCTTCGCCGCCTCAACCAGCCGGCGCCGGCCGCCGCGACGCAAAATGACAGGAGCGCCCATGGCGGCCGTGCAGAAGTCCCCGGGTGGCAGCATCGTGCTGAAAGTGCTGATCGCGATCCTCATCGTGGTGCTGGGCTACACCATCTGGTTCCCCAAGCAGCAATGGCAACAGCAGGCGCGGGATCTGAAGACCGCCCAGCTGCGGCTGGAGAACCTCCACAACGCCGGCAGTCTCTTCGTCTATTTCAACAAGCGCTATCCCCATTCCATCGATGAGATCGTGAGCGCCCTCGACACGACCTTCATTGATGCCGAGCCGGTCCATTTTGAGATCGAAGTCAAAATGAACATGGATCTGATGGCGGAGCGGGAGGACCTGCTTCGGGTCGAGTTCCGCACGGAGGAGGACGAACAACGCCTGACTCAATTACAGGCCTTGATTCGCGACAGCCTCCTGGTGACCACGGAAGACACGATGCGCATCAAGGACTTCACGATTCATGACCTGGGCCGCAACACCGTGGCTCAACCGGATGGTGGCGGCCTGGACCTCTACCAGGTGCGCATCGTGGCCCAGGTGAAGCCGCTCTACGCGGGCATCGGCTCCGACACCCTCTGCCTGGATTCCGAGCACCCCATCACCGTCATCGAACGCAAGGCGGGCGACCTCAGCCGCGACCTGTGGGCGTCCACCCAGGGCAAGTTCATTGCCCGTCCCGGTACGACATCACTCTTCGCCGCGGGACCCAGCGCGCGAATGCCGGTGAAATCCTACAGCCTCAGCCTGCCCCTGGACGAGATCGGCGTCTGCCCGACCACGAAGCAGCCCTTCCTGATGAAACACGTCTGCAAGTACGGTTTCAAGGGCGCCTACCGTTTCACCATTGACGGCGCCGCGGGCGAGCCCATCACCACGCCCGGCCAACAGCACGCCTTCCTGGGGGCCTTGAAGGATCTAGCCTCGACGGCCATCGGAACCGTGTTTGGCGTCTTGGCGGATTCGGCCATGACGGCTGGCAACGCCCAGTACCGCATTCCCGATGAAACCCAGGTTGCGGTCACGGTGAAGGAGACACTGGCCCTTCTGCCAAAGCTTAAGCCCCGCCAGGAGCTGGTGGCCACGGCCGACCAGTCCCGGGTGGCCGGGGTGGATTCTCTTGACTATTACACAGCGGACGCCCTGCGCACGGACCTGCTCTTCCCCGAGTTCCAGGGCAAGCTGGCGGAGCCCTTCAACCGGCTGCTGGCCGACGAGCGCATCAAGGATTTGGTGGCAAGAGTGCGCATGCAGCCGGCCCTCGATGCGGTCAAGGTTGACACGGTGGGCCTGGCCGTGTACAGCCCGATCACGGGCGAGGAGAAGTATCAGAGAGGTCTGAAGCGGCTCTTCGAGGTGAAGCCGCCGGAGAACCACGGGTACATCTACAACGGCACCAAATCGTGGGAATGATCAACCATCTGGTTGATGTTGCGCTGTTTGAAGATCGGATTGTCCTCCACGGCGCCGAAGGTGCCGTGGAGGCCCCTCTTGCCTACCAGATTCATTCCAAGCTGATCCAGACCGGCGAACTGGCCCGCCT contains:
- a CDS encoding ComEA family DNA-binding protein, which codes for MKQWLTPEERRAAAVVIALVGAGYLMLGWRVWREPDPPFPLDSLDLAFMRTGAALAADSGAPSGAGPAAASLAGPTQALDLNHADSLALLELPGIGPTKAGGILAWRRRHGAFRRVEDLMEVPGIGPATFARLQGQVGIGSDKVASGTPASPPQPAGAGRRDAK